A region from the Desulfurispira natronophila genome encodes:
- the dnaA gene encoding chromosomal replication initiator protein DnaA gives MTTNEFWINVLGVLSTKLTEQNFYTWVEPMRFQQKSEDDVTLSVPSRFMKDIVEKRYLEVIEETVTRLEGKKLAIRIVVDSGEDLSPVSDNDAPEKLQTDQGEDELVLEAESSAQPHQRHAAHTMSHHVLSPRYTFESFVVGNSNEFAHAGALAVANKPGTTYNPLFVYGGVGLGKTHLMQAIGNTIFQKKPDARIVYVQSEVFTNEMINALKNGKIEEFRRRYRYVDVLLIDDIQFIAGKDRTQEEFFHTFNALHGEKKQIVLSSDKFPREIPDLEERLRSRFEWGLIGDIKPPDLETKLAILRKKAESIELDLPQDVALFIAKAIKNNIRELEGCLNRINAFNQLTGVDLSIDVIKSVLKDILMDTERVISSDDIQRHVAQYHNLRVNDLKSKNRSAELSYARHIAMYLCRKLTNMSLPQIGREFGGRDHSTVVHAIKSVEARYNSDDKFKIELESIENQVMN, from the coding sequence ATGACCACCAATGAATTTTGGATAAACGTCCTTGGTGTACTCTCCACCAAACTTACCGAGCAGAATTTCTACACCTGGGTGGAACCGATGAGGTTTCAGCAGAAATCAGAGGATGACGTGACCCTTAGCGTTCCTTCACGTTTTATGAAGGATATTGTTGAAAAACGTTACCTGGAAGTAATAGAGGAAACTGTTACTCGTCTGGAAGGAAAAAAACTTGCGATTCGCATTGTGGTAGACAGCGGTGAAGATCTATCACCTGTTTCCGACAATGACGCTCCGGAAAAATTGCAAACAGACCAGGGTGAAGATGAGTTGGTATTGGAAGCAGAATCATCTGCTCAACCCCACCAGCGCCATGCGGCTCATACCATGTCTCACCATGTCTTGAGCCCTCGTTACACCTTTGAAAGCTTTGTTGTAGGGAACTCCAATGAGTTTGCCCATGCCGGTGCACTGGCAGTAGCCAATAAGCCGGGCACTACTTACAACCCTCTTTTTGTTTATGGTGGAGTGGGGCTAGGTAAAACCCACCTGATGCAAGCCATTGGGAATACCATATTCCAAAAGAAGCCAGATGCACGGATTGTTTATGTACAGAGTGAAGTTTTTACCAATGAGATGATTAATGCACTAAAAAACGGCAAAATCGAAGAATTCAGGCGTCGATACCGCTATGTTGATGTGCTCTTGATAGACGATATCCAGTTTATTGCCGGCAAAGATCGCACCCAGGAGGAATTTTTTCATACATTCAACGCGCTGCATGGTGAAAAAAAACAAATTGTGCTCTCAAGTGACAAGTTTCCAAGAGAAATACCTGATTTGGAAGAGCGACTACGTTCCCGTTTTGAGTGGGGACTCATTGGCGATATAAAACCACCCGATCTAGAAACCAAACTGGCTATATTACGCAAAAAAGCAGAATCCATAGAGCTGGATCTCCCTCAGGATGTGGCCCTTTTTATCGCCAAAGCGATAAAAAACAATATACGGGAGCTTGAGGGATGTTTGAATCGTATTAACGCCTTTAATCAACTTACCGGCGTAGACCTGTCTATCGATGTCATTAAAAGTGTTCTCAAGGATATACTGATGGATACAGAGCGGGTCATCAGCAGTGATGATATCCAGCGCCATGTAGCCCAATACCACAACCTCAGGGTTAATGATCTAAAGTCAAAAAATCGCTCGGCTGAACTTTCCTATGCGCGACATATAGCCATGTACCTCTGCCGAAAGCTTACCAACATGTCATTACCACAGATTGGTCGCGAATTCGGTGGACGGGATCACTCAACGGTAGTTCACGCGATCAAGTCCGTTGAAGCTCGTTACAACAGTGACGACAAGTTCAAGATAGAACTTGAGTCCATAGAAAACCAGGTAATGAATTAG